A single region of the Oncorhynchus kisutch isolate 150728-3 unplaced genomic scaffold, Okis_V2 scaffold1826, whole genome shotgun sequence genome encodes:
- the LOC109883465 gene encoding coagulation factor X, whose translation MHNSYVSDTADSDIALLRLKTAITMTPFAVPVCLPTRSMAERELWAINLHTVSGWGRRSENGPTSRVLRRLEVPRIRTQDCVDMSGVTLTANMFCAGYIEGKQDSCKGDSGGPLVTRYRDTTFLLGIVSWGKGCARPGNYGIYTRVSNYLDWIHNYTAEQPTVQPTTQPTAQPQNTTTTLQNTTANPNAVL comes from the coding sequence ATGCACAACAGCTACGTGTCAGACACGGCGGACAGTGACATCGCCCTGCTACGTCTGAAGACTGCCATCACTATGACGCCTTTCGCCGTGCCCGTCTGCCTGCCCACCCGCTCGATGGCGGAGCGTGAGCTCTGGGCCATCAACCTCCACACGGTAAGTGGCTGGGGCCGGCGCAGCGAGAACGGCCCTACGTCACGTGTCCTCCGGCGGCTGGAGGTGCCACGTATACGTACCCAGGACTGCGTTGACATGAGCGGTGTCACGCTAACGGCTAACATGTTCTGCGCCGGCTACATTGAGGGCAAGCAGGACTCCTGTAAGGGGGACAGCGGCGGACCACTGGTCACCCGCTACAGAGACACCACGTTCCTTTTGGGTATCGTCAGCTGGGGAAAGGGGTGCGCCCGGCCGGGGAACTACGGGATTTACACCCGCGTGTCCAACTACCTGGACTGGATCCACAACTACACGGCAGAGCAGCCGACAGTGCAGCCGACAACGCAGCCGACAGCGCAGCCACAGAACACCACGACCACACTGCAAAACACCACGGCCAATCCAAATGCAGTCTTATAA